Proteins encoded in a region of the Zunongwangia endophytica genome:
- a CDS encoding ABC transporter permease → MFKNHIKIAWRNLIKNKSLFFLNCGGLAIGMASCILIALYVWDELSYDRFYDNADRIARVVLRGNVNGEELKEAMVAAPVAKTFKADFPQVENATRLSTLYNPEIRYNNTTFKNLKAAYVDPNFFDMFSLKVIEGDAEAPLKNPNSIVLTSSEAQKYFGNENPIGKRIKLQGIEEDLEVTAIIQDIPHNSHIQFNVFVPMQHNNRSTSNSWVSSGFATYLLMKPSSSLTDIEKQIPNILKKYMGEQVQKAIGISYEKFQETNNIGLFLQPLTDIHLHSDFAPNTELSPAGDIKYVYIFSAIAIFMLLIACINFMNLATATATKRSREVGIRKVLGSAKKQLVGQFLTESFITTVFSAILAIALIAIFLPSFNTLAGKELDLLKFFSLQNILLLLSFVILVSLFSGGYPAFVLSSFKPLMAIKTKFSGSGKQNILRSGMVVFQFVISAGLILATIVVYKQMQFIQHKKLGYEKDQVVILRDAYKMGSTKIKSYKEELLKNPNIASVSQSAFVPAGETDNHTRGIFKNDEYLRKFFFYDVDENYIPTLGLELIKGRNFSTELKNESNKAIINEEAAKILELGEDPIGKTFKRAADPENEQFTVIGVIKNFHFKSLHHEIDPLVLAYNPYGGLILKTDNANITGILDFAKTKWGEFSPDEPFTYSFLDESFSQTYSKEQKMGVVLSIFTLLTIFVACLGLFGLITFATEQRFKEIGIRKVLGANVREIVSMLAKDFIKLILIAFLIAFPVGYYFMQKWLQDFAYRIDLSIWQFVTAACITLAIALITISFKSIKAALRNPVISLKTE, encoded by the coding sequence ATGTTTAAAAATCACATCAAAATAGCCTGGAGGAATCTTATTAAGAATAAGTCCTTATTTTTTCTGAATTGTGGAGGTCTCGCTATCGGCATGGCCAGCTGTATTTTAATTGCGCTTTATGTTTGGGATGAGCTTAGCTATGATCGCTTTTACGATAATGCAGATCGTATCGCGAGGGTGGTACTTCGTGGTAATGTAAATGGTGAAGAACTTAAAGAAGCTATGGTTGCCGCTCCCGTTGCAAAAACTTTTAAAGCAGATTTTCCACAGGTAGAAAATGCTACCCGATTAAGTACACTCTATAATCCTGAAATTCGATATAATAACACCACTTTTAAAAATCTAAAAGCAGCTTATGTAGATCCTAATTTCTTCGATATGTTTAGCTTAAAGGTTATTGAAGGCGATGCTGAAGCCCCTCTTAAAAACCCTAATAGTATTGTCCTTACTTCTTCTGAAGCTCAGAAATATTTTGGTAATGAAAATCCTATAGGGAAACGTATAAAACTTCAAGGGATAGAGGAAGATTTAGAAGTTACCGCAATTATCCAGGATATTCCTCACAACTCTCACATTCAATTCAATGTTTTTGTACCGATGCAACATAATAATCGCAGCACTTCAAATTCGTGGGTTAGTTCTGGCTTTGCTACTTATTTACTAATGAAGCCTAGCAGCTCACTTACTGATATCGAAAAACAAATTCCGAATATTTTAAAAAAATATATGGGCGAACAGGTTCAAAAAGCCATTGGGATCTCCTACGAAAAATTTCAAGAAACTAACAATATCGGGTTGTTCCTACAGCCGCTTACCGACATTCATTTACACTCAGATTTCGCACCTAATACCGAGCTTTCTCCAGCCGGAGATATAAAATATGTATACATTTTTAGTGCCATCGCAATCTTTATGCTGCTTATTGCTTGTATTAATTTTATGAATCTTGCCACAGCCACCGCTACAAAACGTAGTAGGGAGGTAGGAATTAGAAAGGTATTAGGTTCTGCTAAAAAACAGCTCGTGGGACAGTTTTTAACCGAATCTTTTATCACCACAGTATTTTCTGCAATATTGGCTATAGCTTTAATTGCTATTTTCTTGCCTTCTTTTAATACGTTAGCTGGAAAAGAGTTAGATCTGCTGAAGTTCTTCAGCCTTCAAAATATACTTTTACTATTAAGTTTTGTTATTTTAGTTAGTCTTTTTTCCGGAGGATATCCTGCATTTGTACTTTCATCTTTTAAGCCTTTAATGGCGATTAAAACTAAATTCTCTGGTTCGGGAAAACAAAACATTTTGCGTAGTGGAATGGTTGTGTTTCAATTCGTTATTTCAGCAGGTCTTATTCTTGCTACTATCGTGGTCTATAAGCAGATGCAATTTATTCAGCATAAAAAATTAGGATACGAGAAAGATCAGGTGGTCATCTTGCGAGATGCCTATAAAATGGGAAGTACTAAAATAAAATCCTATAAAGAAGAACTGCTTAAAAACCCAAATATTGCCAGTGTTAGTCAATCGGCTTTTGTTCCGGCAGGCGAAACCGACAACCATACGCGTGGTATTTTTAAAAATGATGAATATCTACGGAAGTTTTTCTTTTATGATGTCGATGAAAATTATATTCCTACGCTGGGACTAGAACTTATAAAAGGACGGAATTTTTCTACGGAATTAAAAAATGAATCCAATAAGGCTATTATTAATGAAGAAGCAGCTAAAATCTTAGAATTAGGTGAAGATCCTATAGGAAAGACATTTAAACGTGCTGCAGATCCCGAAAATGAGCAATTTACTGTAATTGGTGTTATTAAGAATTTTCATTTTAAATCGCTACATCATGAAATTGATCCTTTGGTTTTAGCATACAATCCTTATGGCGGATTAATATTAAAAACCGACAATGCAAATATTACTGGGATTCTTGATTTTGCTAAAACAAAATGGGGAGAGTTTAGCCCTGATGAGCCATTTACGTATTCTTTTTTAGATGAATCTTTCTCACAGACATACAGCAAGGAGCAAAAGATGGGGGTAGTTCTTAGCATTTTCACGCTACTCACCATTTTCGTTGCTTGCTTAGGATTATTTGGTTTAATCACTTTCGCAACAGAACAGCGCTTTAAAGAAATTGGAATCCGAAAAGTTTTAGGTGCCAACGTAAGGGAAATCGTAAGTATGCTTGCTAAAGATTTTATCAAACTTATTTTAATCGCTTTTCTTATCGCATTTCCTGTTGGTTACTACTTTATGCAAAAATGGCTACAAGATTTTGCCTATAGAATTGATCTTAGTATTTGGCAATTTGTGACAGCAGCTTGCATTACGCTTGCCATTGCGCTAATCACCATAAGTTTTAAAAGTATTAAAGCAGCGCTAAGAAATCCCGTGATTTCTTTAAAAACTGAATAA
- a CDS encoding ABC transporter permease: MFKNYIKIAWRNIIRYKTNSVLNILGLAIGLVSVMLIALYIQNELSYDTQFDQAEQIYRVNMKGKMGDNSFYAGYTPPPAGDALVDQFPEIESATRIYQPDNTKLTYEGGARPKVFNESEILAVDPNFLEVLSYPLQRGDAATCLQEPNSIVITPQIAEKYFGDTDPLGKTLAYGDDKKPLQVTGVFEDLTQYPASVKFDVLMPMANFNDVTYFNWSWVWLNMATYVKLFPQASVNPKNLANLESRFPEMLKVQAAPAFERIGQPFDEFIEKGNYWELHLQPLSKIHLYSQGITSSITEQHDIKSLYILGVIALFIVILACVNFMNLSTVQSVKRSKEIGIRKVLGSQRKQLIKQFMTEVLCYTFFAAGLACITVVLILPVFNGLTGKDLHIQAFFNGNIILLLIGIIVFTALLAGMYPAFFLTSFNPIRALKGKAAKSTNSSFIRNGLVVFQFSIAITLIICTLVVFSQLRYTQQKDLGFEKEHILVINNTESLGNSEASFKEELTALTGVETASSSSGMLTRGEFGDFYTPKATADEPNIATDISLSSYLVDDVFIQTLDLEVKAGRGFDKRFNDSLSVILNETAAAQIGWKNPIGKQIRYPGGNMEYYTVVGVLKDFNLESLHTPIQPFALFAQASQSYDTRTSFISLKISGENTEIVISEVQNLWETYSESTPFEYSFLDEDLAYAYQEDQRLASLFTVFTILAIFVACLGLFGLIAFTAQQRTKEIGVRKVLGASIGSIVKLLAINFLKLVVLALILSVPVAWFAMDNWLQDFAYRIDIPIWAFFAAGALSLAIALLTVSFQAIKAAAVNPIKSLRTE, encoded by the coding sequence ATGTTCAAAAACTACATAAAAATCGCCTGGCGGAATATTATAAGATATAAAACCAATAGTGTTCTAAATATTTTGGGTTTGGCTATTGGTCTTGTATCAGTGATGCTTATTGCGCTGTATATACAAAACGAACTGAGTTATGACACGCAGTTTGATCAAGCGGAGCAGATATACCGGGTAAATATGAAAGGTAAAATGGGTGATAATTCGTTTTACGCTGGGTATACACCACCGCCTGCGGGAGATGCTTTAGTTGATCAATTTCCCGAGATCGAGAGCGCAACACGTATTTATCAACCAGACAATACCAAACTAACTTATGAAGGCGGTGCGCGTCCAAAAGTTTTTAATGAGTCTGAAATTCTTGCGGTAGACCCCAACTTCTTAGAAGTTTTAAGTTATCCGTTGCAAAGAGGCGATGCTGCAACTTGTTTGCAGGAGCCCAATAGTATTGTGATAACGCCGCAAATTGCTGAGAAGTATTTTGGTGATACAGATCCCTTAGGAAAAACATTGGCATACGGAGACGATAAAAAACCTTTGCAAGTGACCGGTGTGTTTGAAGATCTGACGCAGTATCCGGCTTCGGTAAAATTTGATGTCTTGATGCCAATGGCCAATTTTAATGATGTCACTTATTTCAACTGGAGTTGGGTATGGCTCAATATGGCTACGTATGTAAAACTTTTCCCACAAGCCAGCGTAAATCCTAAAAATTTGGCAAATCTGGAATCACGATTTCCCGAAATGCTCAAGGTGCAAGCCGCGCCGGCTTTTGAGCGCATTGGTCAACCTTTTGACGAATTTATAGAAAAAGGAAATTACTGGGAGTTGCACTTACAACCCTTGTCAAAGATACATTTGTATTCACAGGGTATTACTTCTTCAATCACCGAACAACACGATATAAAAAGCCTTTACATTCTTGGTGTCATCGCTTTGTTTATCGTCATTCTGGCCTGCGTGAATTTTATGAACCTTTCTACTGTTCAATCTGTAAAGCGCAGTAAAGAAATAGGCATTCGTAAGGTTTTGGGTTCGCAACGCAAACAGCTTATCAAGCAGTTTATGACCGAAGTCCTCTGTTACACCTTTTTTGCAGCAGGATTGGCATGTATTACCGTCGTATTGATTTTACCGGTTTTCAATGGATTGACGGGAAAAGATCTGCATATTCAGGCATTTTTCAACGGAAATATTATTCTATTACTAATTGGAATTATAGTATTTACCGCACTTTTAGCCGGGATGTATCCTGCATTCTTTCTTACTTCTTTCAATCCTATTAGAGCCTTAAAAGGAAAAGCCGCAAAATCCACGAATTCTAGTTTTATTCGTAACGGATTGGTTGTTTTTCAATTTTCAATCGCGATTACTTTAATCATCTGTACGCTGGTCGTATTTAGTCAGTTGAGGTATACACAGCAAAAAGATTTAGGCTTTGAGAAAGAGCATATTTTGGTAATTAATAATACTGAAAGTTTAGGTAATAGCGAAGCAAGTTTTAAAGAAGAACTCACTGCGTTGACTGGAGTTGAGACAGCAAGCAGTTCTAGCGGAATGTTGACCCGTGGTGAGTTTGGAGATTTTTATACTCCAAAGGCTACTGCAGATGAGCCCAATATTGCAACCGATATTTCACTGAGCTCGTATCTGGTAGATGATGTCTTTATACAAACATTAGATCTTGAAGTCAAGGCTGGTAGAGGTTTTGACAAACGTTTTAATGATTCGTTATCAGTCATTCTTAATGAGACTGCTGCAGCTCAGATAGGTTGGAAAAATCCCATTGGCAAGCAAATACGCTATCCCGGCGGAAATATGGAATATTATACGGTAGTAGGTGTTTTAAAAGATTTTAATTTGGAATCGCTACACACGCCCATTCAGCCATTTGCACTTTTTGCTCAAGCATCACAGAGTTACGATACCCGTACATCTTTTATTAGTTTGAAAATTTCTGGAGAAAACACCGAGATAGTGATCAGTGAGGTGCAAAATTTATGGGAAACTTATTCAGAAAGTACACCCTTTGAATATTCATTTCTAGATGAAGATTTAGCCTACGCCTATCAGGAAGATCAGCGTTTGGCCTCTTTATTTACGGTATTTACCATACTCGCCATTTTTGTCGCTTGTCTGGGATTATTTGGTCTCATCGCATTTACCGCGCAGCAGCGTACCAAAGAAATCGGTGTACGCAAAGTATTAGGTGCCAGTATAGGTAGCATCGTCAAATTGCTGGCGATAAACTTTTTAAAGTTGGTAGTGTTGGCCTTAATCCTCTCTGTGCCTGTCGCTTGGTTTGCGATGGATAACTGGCTTCAGGATTTTGCGTATCGCATAGATATACCCATCTGGGCATTTTTTGCAGCGGGTGCTTTGTCATTGGCTATCGCGTTGCTAACAGTGAGTTTTCAAGCCATTAAAGCAGCAGCAGTAAATCCTATTAAATCGTTAAGAACGGAGTAG
- a CDS encoding FtsX-like permease family protein: MFRNYIKIAWRNIWKNKLFSVINIISLAIGLSASFVIGLMVYYDFTFDKFHKDGDRIYRVAVEFITPEETNYFGGVNAVLADALKIEVTGLESVSAVFKYEPLKVETEKRDEVFKEPTHVIYADSSYFDVIDYQWIAGLKAKSLQQPNEVILTEARALKYFPNTAPENIIGKSLIYNDSIPAKITGIVANFKGRTDIIFEEFISYPTADQSDIKSSVTNTNWNSYNSNSQVLLKRHKGVAISSIQKQLDKLSKSHADPEELKSGEWIRFYPQPLEELHFDTRFGTFDYSEPQASKKVLINLGIVAVFLLLLGSINFINLTTAQATQRAREIGIRKTLGSSKKQLVSQFLGETFLLTLFAGILSIFLAFWLLRFFAEFTPSGLSFKLFVNPLIIGFSILLLIVVALLSGTYPAFVLSGFKPVSVLKNKLSEQSGSANFRKGLTVFQFVIAQVFIIGTLLVGKQVHFLMNKDIGIHIDDIAYLQIPWNDDSMSKKELFMNRLETIPELSTISLGGPPPASRYINSTVADFVKDGKSIEVVLEQRFGDANYFDLYGLKLLAGRKPLNDTIREFVINETMLDLLGFKNPTEAVGTQLTQGENSYPIVGVMSDFNQKPLTSEMKPVAFVGDLNRSRYSQFNTLHFKVEPKTGDLSATIVKVEAVWKSIYPESDFKIQFMDETVANFYNSQRRTELLLNWAAGLAVAISVLGLLALVIFTTERRVKEIGIRKILGASLMELQVLLCKDFIKLIAIAFVIAIPLAYWRVTVWLEDFPYRTEMSWWVFALSGIGMFVLALAIISFKTFKTARTNPVKSLRTE; encoded by the coding sequence ATGTTTAGAAACTACATCAAAATCGCCTGGCGGAATATCTGGAAAAACAAGCTTTTTTCAGTGATCAACATCATAAGTCTGGCTATTGGACTCAGTGCTTCGTTTGTCATCGGCTTGATGGTGTATTACGATTTTACCTTTGATAAATTTCATAAAGATGGAGATCGCATCTATAGGGTTGCCGTCGAATTTATAACTCCTGAAGAAACAAACTATTTTGGTGGGGTTAATGCGGTCTTGGCAGATGCATTAAAAATCGAAGTAACCGGACTTGAAAGTGTAAGTGCTGTTTTTAAATATGAACCTTTAAAAGTAGAAACTGAAAAACGTGATGAGGTATTTAAGGAACCAACACATGTAATCTATGCAGACAGTAGTTATTTTGACGTTATTGATTACCAGTGGATTGCTGGATTGAAGGCAAAAAGCTTGCAGCAACCTAATGAAGTGATACTTACCGAGGCCCGGGCGCTCAAGTATTTTCCGAATACTGCCCCGGAAAACATTATTGGTAAAAGTTTGATTTATAACGACTCTATACCCGCAAAAATCACGGGGATAGTAGCCAATTTTAAAGGGCGGACGGATATTATTTTTGAAGAGTTTATTTCTTATCCAACGGCCGACCAGTCAGATATCAAATCTTCGGTAACCAATACAAACTGGAACAGTTACAATTCCAATTCACAAGTATTGCTCAAACGCCATAAAGGGGTAGCGATAAGCAGCATTCAGAAACAGTTAGATAAACTGAGTAAAAGTCATGCAGACCCAGAAGAACTTAAAAGTGGGGAATGGATACGTTTTTACCCACAGCCTCTGGAAGAACTTCATTTTGATACGCGCTTCGGCACGTTTGATTATAGTGAGCCTCAGGCGAGTAAAAAAGTGCTCATTAATTTAGGCATTGTTGCCGTATTTCTTTTACTGCTGGGTAGTATAAACTTCATCAATTTAACAACCGCGCAAGCTACGCAAAGAGCCCGAGAAATAGGAATACGTAAAACACTGGGAAGTTCAAAAAAACAACTGGTCTCTCAGTTCTTGGGAGAGACCTTTTTGTTGACCTTATTTGCGGGAATTTTGTCGATTTTCTTAGCCTTCTGGTTATTGCGCTTTTTTGCAGAATTTACACCCTCTGGCCTTTCCTTCAAGCTTTTCGTAAATCCTTTAATTATTGGGTTTTCCATTTTACTTCTTATAGTTGTTGCACTGCTTTCCGGGACATATCCGGCATTTGTACTTTCCGGTTTTAAACCGGTTTCCGTATTAAAGAATAAACTATCTGAACAAAGCGGTAGTGCAAATTTTAGAAAAGGGCTTACCGTATTTCAATTTGTAATTGCTCAGGTTTTTATCATAGGGACCTTGCTGGTAGGAAAGCAAGTTCATTTTTTGATGAATAAAGATATTGGTATTCATATTGATGACATTGCCTACCTCCAGATTCCATGGAATGACGATTCGATGAGTAAGAAAGAGCTGTTTATGAACAGACTTGAAACAATCCCAGAGCTTTCTACAATTAGTCTTGGTGGCCCGCCACCAGCATCACGATATATCAATTCTACGGTGGCTGATTTTGTAAAAGATGGTAAGAGTATTGAAGTGGTTCTGGAACAACGCTTTGGCGACGCCAACTATTTTGACTTATACGGGCTAAAACTGTTGGCTGGGCGTAAACCATTAAATGACACGATCAGAGAATTTGTGATTAACGAAACCATGCTTGATTTGTTAGGGTTTAAGAATCCTACTGAAGCGGTAGGTACGCAGTTGACTCAAGGTGAAAATTCATATCCCATAGTGGGTGTTATGTCAGATTTTAATCAGAAACCCTTGACTTCTGAGATGAAACCTGTGGCATTTGTGGGTGACTTAAATAGAAGCCGGTATTCTCAGTTCAATACCCTTCACTTTAAAGTTGAACCAAAGACCGGGGATTTGTCTGCAACAATTGTCAAAGTTGAAGCTGTGTGGAAATCCATCTACCCCGAATCTGATTTTAAAATTCAGTTTATGGATGAGACAGTAGCCAATTTCTATAACTCACAACGCAGAACAGAACTGCTTTTAAATTGGGCAGCAGGTCTTGCGGTAGCAATAAGTGTTTTGGGCTTGCTTGCACTGGTGATTTTCACAACAGAGCGTCGCGTAAAAGAAATAGGCATCCGTAAAATACTAGGAGCTTCTCTAATGGAGCTTCAGGTGTTGTTGTGTAAAGATTTTATAAAACTTATAGCAATTGCATTTGTGATTGCAATACCCTTAGCGTACTGGCGGGTAACGGTTTGGCTGGAGGATTTTCCCTATAGAACCGAGATGAGTTGGTGGGTTTTCGCCTTAAGCGGAATCGGAATGTTTGTTTTAGCTCTGGCGATCATAAGCTTTAAAACCTTTAAAACTGCTCGTACAAACCCTGTAAAAAGTTTAAGGACCGAATAG
- a CDS encoding FtsX-like permease family protein, with the protein MIKNHIKIAWRNLLKNGTYSIINIVGLTIGLAACLAVTTVVIDESSYDRFWSKKDQVFRVNTIRTRDSQLQEKGDYALSGTGSALKDFPEVENITTIDIFEKNFSFRNLQGKGTKTTVVYTTPSFLDIFDVQITSGNPKKLIEGSSNILISEKLVAKYFNGNDPVGKIIKDLPTYNNTPNEYVITGVFKDIPENTHLNSEVIYLHRASTDALSKKQFGMFQTYYIHLKKGVDKCNFEAKFNDWYSDYTEAENPYKFSLQPLQDIYLKSDFAQNQKFKGSAKKLYILGGIAILLLIIACINYVNLTTARASHKMKENGVRKVLGAGKLQLIIQHLSESGLFFLIAGILSFLIYYLSLDGITSFIGHPLALTFTNSIWLFLSAFLMIFVLSIITGLYPALLISRISPIASLQKKFRKNATGNNLFIRKTLIVFQFSVSLIVLIAMIVVNQQVDLLKNKSVGFDSSNLLSINYTSWQNKGASFKNELLKSPFVEKASISSWLPSRGGGSMTKKIEDPANPDNEIEIWYIFADTDLAETLGLRLQKGRFLNTEYGKDAIDRSIDLSSDPTNSEPEKKSAIITLQAQKLLNIEELNVSNKEVEVTPVGVVSDFNNEDLRTSAKPIIIQADKNPDRGNLLVRIRPDSEAKVIAKINELWKEFYPNKLLEVSNVSQLLKEQYDAETKLLQFFSFFSALSLFLAALGVFGLIVQVTEQRVKEIGIRKVLGASVQSIVLLFSKDFLKTISIAIVIAIPIGWYAMQQWLQDYAHRIEIKWWVFGLAAMLVISIAMCTVGIQSAKKAIINPANSLKTE; encoded by the coding sequence ATGATCAAAAATCACATCAAAATAGCCTGGAGGAATCTACTTAAAAATGGCACCTATTCTATAATTAATATCGTTGGCTTAACGATAGGTTTAGCTGCATGTCTTGCCGTGACCACAGTAGTGATCGATGAATCTTCTTACGACCGATTTTGGTCAAAAAAAGATCAGGTTTTTAGAGTAAACACCATACGAACTCGAGATAGTCAACTACAAGAAAAAGGGGATTATGCTTTGTCTGGAACTGGTAGCGCTTTAAAAGATTTTCCTGAAGTTGAAAATATAACTACTATCGATATATTTGAGAAAAATTTTAGTTTTAGAAATCTTCAAGGAAAGGGCACAAAAACGACTGTAGTTTATACAACACCTTCTTTTTTAGATATTTTTGATGTTCAGATTACTTCAGGAAACCCAAAGAAGCTAATAGAAGGTTCTTCAAACATTCTAATTTCAGAAAAGTTAGTAGCAAAATATTTTAATGGAAATGATCCTGTAGGCAAAATAATAAAAGACTTACCTACTTATAATAACACTCCTAATGAATATGTAATCACAGGAGTCTTTAAAGATATTCCTGAAAACACACACCTAAATTCCGAAGTTATTTACTTGCATAGAGCCAGCACCGATGCTCTAAGCAAGAAACAGTTTGGTATGTTTCAAACGTACTATATCCATTTAAAAAAAGGAGTAGACAAATGCAATTTCGAAGCCAAATTTAATGACTGGTATTCTGATTATACTGAAGCTGAAAACCCATATAAATTCAGTTTACAACCTTTACAGGATATTTATTTAAAATCTGATTTTGCTCAAAATCAAAAATTTAAAGGCAGTGCCAAGAAACTCTATATCCTTGGGGGAATTGCCATACTACTTCTAATTATAGCTTGTATAAATTATGTAAATCTTACTACAGCAAGAGCATCCCACAAAATGAAAGAAAACGGAGTACGAAAAGTTTTGGGTGCCGGAAAATTACAACTCATTATACAACACTTATCAGAATCTGGACTGTTTTTCTTAATCGCAGGGATTCTTTCGTTTTTGATTTACTATTTAAGTTTAGATGGAATTACTTCATTTATTGGTCATCCTTTAGCTTTAACTTTTACAAATTCGATCTGGTTGTTTCTTTCAGCTTTCCTAATGATCTTCGTGTTAAGCATTATCACTGGATTATATCCAGCGCTTTTAATCTCTAGGATTAGCCCTATTGCATCACTTCAAAAAAAATTCAGAAAAAATGCTACAGGAAATAATCTCTTTATAAGAAAAACACTAATCGTATTTCAGTTCTCGGTATCCCTCATCGTTTTAATAGCTATGATTGTTGTAAACCAGCAGGTAGACCTATTAAAAAACAAGAGCGTAGGATTTGATTCTTCAAATTTACTAAGTATAAATTATACCTCTTGGCAAAATAAAGGTGCAAGTTTTAAAAACGAATTGCTCAAAAGTCCTTTTGTCGAAAAAGCAAGTATTTCTTCTTGGCTACCATCTAGAGGAGGAGGAAGCATGACTAAGAAAATTGAGGACCCAGCTAATCCTGATAACGAAATAGAAATATGGTATATATTCGCAGATACCGACCTAGCTGAAACACTAGGCCTAAGACTTCAAAAAGGCAGATTCCTAAATACCGAATATGGCAAAGATGCTATCGATAGAAGTATTGATTTAAGTTCGGATCCAACAAATTCAGAACCTGAAAAAAAGTCGGCTATTATCACCCTTCAAGCACAAAAACTATTAAATATTGAAGAGCTAAACGTATCAAATAAAGAGGTAGAAGTTACTCCTGTTGGGGTGGTTAGCGATTTCAATAATGAAGATCTAAGAACATCTGCAAAACCGATAATAATTCAGGCTGATAAAAATCCAGATCGAGGAAATCTTTTAGTTCGAATAAGGCCAGATAGCGAAGCAAAAGTTATAGCCAAAATCAACGAATTATGGAAAGAATTTTATCCTAACAAATTACTTGAAGTTAGTAATGTATCCCAATTACTAAAAGAACAATACGATGCTGAAACCAAGCTTTTGCAATTCTTCAGCTTTTTTAGTGCGCTTAGTTTATTTCTCGCAGCCTTAGGCGTTTTTGGATTGATCGTTCAGGTTACAGAGCAGCGAGTAAAAGAAATAGGAATTCGAAAAGTATTAGGTGCTTCAGTCCAATCAATTGTTTTACTGTTCTCCAAAGATTTTTTAAAAACCATTTCCATTGCAATTGTAATTGCTATTCCAATCGGCTGGTATGCGATGCAACAGTGGCTTCAGGATTACGCGCATCGTATAGAAATAAAATGGTGGGTCTTTGGACTTGCTGCCATGCTAGTGATAAGCATTGCGATGTGTACCGTGGGAATACAATCGGCTAAAAAAGCAATCATCAATCCTGCTAATAGCTTAAAAACAGAGTAA